The sequence below is a genomic window from Solanum stenotomum isolate F172 unplaced genomic scaffold, ASM1918654v1 scaffold28521, whole genome shotgun sequence.
GAAGAGGTCTCTGATTTACATGAGAAGACTCCCAATAACATGAGCCTCATTGTTGTAAACACCCCCAAGAAGCCAGTTGAAAGCAAGTCATTGACAGCTAGTAAAATAATTGTAGGTTTTGAGGAAGAGACAAACTGGTTACTTCGGAAGCTCACCAGTGGACCAGCAGATCTGGATGTCATTTCGATCACTGGTATGCCGGGTTCAGGTAAAACTACTTTGGCGTACAAAGTATACAATGATAAATCAGTTTCTAGCCATTTCGACCTTCGTGCATGGTGCACGGTCGACCGAGGATATGACGAGAAGAAGTTGTTGAATAAAATTTTCCATCAAGTTAGTGACTCAGATTCAAAATTGAGTGAGAATATTGATGTTGCTGATAAGCTACGGAAACAACTGTACGGAAAGAGGTATCTTATTGTCTTAGATGACGTGTGGGATACTACTACATGGGATGAGTTAACAAGACCTTTTCCAGAAGTTGTAAAAGGAAGTAGAATTATTTTGACAACTCGAGAAAAGGAAGTGGCTTTGCATGGAAAGCTCTACTCTGCTCCTCTTAACCTTCGATTGCTAAGACCAGAAGAAAGTTGGGAGTTATTAGAGAAAAGGGAATTTGGAAACGAAAGTTGCCCTGATGACCTATTAGATGTTGGTAAAGAAATAGCCGAAAATTGTAAAGGGCTTCCTTTGGTGGCTGATCTGATTGCTGGAGTCATTGCAGgtttggaaaagaaaaagacaatgTGGCTTGAAGTTCGAAATAATTTGAGTTCCTTCATTTTGAACGGTGAAGTGGAAGTGATGAAGGTTATAGAattaagttatgaccatttgccACATCACATCAAGCCATGCTTTCTTTACCTTGCAAGCTTTCCGAAGGACACTGCAATCGTAATCATTTTGTTGAATGGTTTATGGCATGCTGAAGGACTTGTGGAACAGACAGAGATGAAGAGTGTGGAAGAAGTGATGGATGTTTATATGGATAACTTAATTTCCAGTAGCTTGGTAATTCTTTTCAATGAGATAGGTGATGCCCGGACTTGCCAAGTTCATGATCTTGTGCATGacttttgtttgataaaagcaagagaggaaaagTTGTTTGACGAGATAAGTTCAAGTAcaccatcttcttcttcagatTTGATGCCACGTATATTGACCATTCATTATAACAGCGAGTTTGATTCAAATAAGAAAAGGCATTCTGGTAAACATCT
It includes:
- the LOC125851691 gene encoding putative late blight resistance protein homolog R1B-14, whose amino-acid sequence is MSLIVVNTPKKPVESKSLTASKIIVGFEEETNWLLRKLTSGPADLDVISITGMPGSGKTTLAYKVYNDKSVSSHFDLRAWCTVDRGYDEKKLLNKIFHQVSDSDSKLSENIDVADKLRKQLYGKRYLIVLDDVWDTTTWDELTRPFPEVVKGSRIILTTREKEVALHGKLYSAPLNLRLLRPEESWELLEKREFGNESCPDDLLDVGKEIAENCKGLPLVADLIAGVIAGLEKKKTMWLEVRNNLSSFILNGEVEVMKVIELSYDHLPHHIKPCFLYLASFPKDTAIVIILLNGLWHAEGLVEQTEMKSVEEVMDVYMDNLISSSLVILFNEIGDARTCQVHDLVHDFCLIKAREEKLFDEISSSTPSSSSDLMPRILTIHYNSEFDSNKKRHSGKHLYSLTIDGDNWDDCLSDTFHLRHLRLLRVLNLDPSFINVNDSLLNEISTLNHLRHLEIGTEVKFLPLSFSNLWNLESLAVQNNGTTLILLPRIWDLVKLRGLFVSNCSFFDMDADESILIAEDTKLEKLKILGQLILSYSKDTEDIFKRFPNLQLLQLDVKESWDYSTEQHWFPKLDFLTELEEVIVGFESSNTNDSGSSAAINRPWNFYFPLNLKKLSLGGFPLTSNSLSTIARLPNLEELYLYRTIIHGEEWNMGEEDTFENLKYLKFHEMTLSKWEVGEESFPSLEKLKLQGCHELEEIPPILGDISSLKIIKLVESPQLEDSALKIKEYAEDMRGGDELQVVGRKNILLFK